The genomic interval CCACACCTTTTTAATCCTCCACAAACTACTCGCATCAAATCATCAAAACATTTGCagttcatgcttttatttgaaacaaaCTATAAGTATAACatatgtacaaaacaaattCTGAGACTAAACAATGTTTATCATTTTGGTGTCACCAGATCTGTGCCATGTAAAGGTTCAGTCAGCAACCACTGTGTTTTTCTCCCTACAGTCTGGTCTGGTCTCCTCAGCGTTTCCTCTTGGTTTCAAACTTGTAGATGGCTGCAGATTTGGGGGTCTCGTTTTTTACCTTCACTCTCTTGGCCTTATCCTGGAGCACAgagcacacaacaacacacaggtaAAGACTGCAACGTGACACAGAATCTACACTGTGGTTAAGACCCTTCTCCCACTTCTCACCTGTAGGTCCTTACGGGTTTGGATCTTCTGGCTAAttacaaacattttcttttctctgtcaATCCTCTGAGATAGAATCTTGTACTGGTGTTTCCTCTGCCTGGCCAGCTTCTGCAGGTAAAGTGAATAAACACAAGCACGTTAGTggctagtgctgcaaaaccttGAAAGCTTCCATTATGGGAATGAACAGTGTATTTCTGTGAGCAATCTAATATTAATCATTGTGGTTGTGTGGCGTCTATCtactacaaacacaaacctgtatCTGCTTTGACCCTACTACTCCCTTGATGCTCTGGGTCTCCAGGGTTTGGAGGGTTGGTCTGTTGTAAACTCTGCCCACCAGCTCAGGAACTGTGTTGAGCTGTTTGGCCAAGTTAAACGTCTTTACtgaagagacacagaggaaaaatTAATATGGAAACTAATTAATCTTCAAACCATAGCAGCATggatcacatcacacacacacatcacacacacacacctcctgttCCTTcctaaacatttatatttaccttCTTTCTTGGAATCcacaaaaaatgtgtgtttgtttttttgtttgccgTCTGCATCCAGAAGATGGAGCTCTGCTTTCAACCTGTCTATTTtctaaaagaaaataataaacacaaaaatggGGCACATTACAAAAACTGATGGAGCTCCTCTCTATTAACATTTGGTTAAAACAAACCTTGCATCTGCAGCAATAATGTGAATATTCATTTGGAAGCTAAGGCAGGAGCATATCTGAGCATTGACCTTTACTACATAGAAGAAACTAACCTGTTAACAAGCTATCAAATAACATGATGGTGAAGACTAGGCAATGACCTTAAAACCAGTAAGACTTGTAACTTACTTTGGCTTCAGCGACCCTTTTCATCTCCACGTATTTGATATCCTGCGTTCTCATCAATTTCTTCTGCTCCTCCGTCATCTCCACTTGATCCTTAGACTTTCTTGCTATGTGAATGCCATCCTGTCAACATGTCAGAAAGGCATCCCTTAGTCCGAGTGGCCACTATTTTCACCATCATAATTAATTTATAATGGTGCTGTCGTCTTGACCGTGATTCTGATCTCACCTTCACTTGAGAGTTGATCATATTGAAGTAAAACTCATCTGGGTTTTTCTCCAGAGCTTTCTTTCGCAGAGCAGAAAgagtgttttgtttcttgtggtAGTCACTATTAAAGCAGAACAATAAAATATTAGATAAGAACCTTTTCCAACACTTTCTGGATCAAAGCTTAGAAGCGTGAATCAACTTACTCTGCTCGGAGTTTGtagtctttcttcttctccaacAATCCCAGATTCCTCCTGAACCCAGGCTGATCAACCACAATAACGCAGTTACAAGGCATGAACAAATATGACCTCTTATAACGGTGTGTTTATCATTAGCTCTGTGATAATACCATCACTGCACTACAGTACATAGCATAACGGCTGactgttagcatgctaacaagCTAGCAACCAAAACACTGACAGGCTCACCTGGGATCTCTCGTGGTGGTTTCTCTGTTTGGATTTCAGCGCTTTCCTGAAGGAAGACATGTTGGGAAAATGTTCgggagcaaaacaaagcagaaacagctgAGTCAAAGCAGATGTGAGTGCAACTGTAAAGGATCCTAACACAGCGAAGCCTCCCTGCTGCTTCCCTGGTAGCTGAAACACGTGGGTTCCTGTATAGGTTTTCCTTTCACTACCGCAGATTCGCTACTCGCATTAACTCCACCTGTGTGTCACAAAAGACGATTATGCTGcacaattaattaattgttgTATATAGATAgtttctaattattattttgagTAAAACCAACGGCGATAAAGTAGTTATTTTACAAAATAGATTATTTTAGATTTGCTTCTGCCGACTGTAAACGTACCTTTTAAGCACAAGGTGGCGCCGTGGGACAGGTTTtaattgtctgtgttttgggACGGGACAAGGCGCGACTGGACTTTCACTACTGTATGTCATA from Betta splendens chromosome 16, fBetSpl5.4, whole genome shotgun sequence carries:
- the utp11 gene encoding probable U3 small nucleolar RNA-associated protein 11; this encodes MSSFRKALKSKQRNHHERSQPGFRRNLGLLEKKKDYKLRADDYHKKQNTLSALRKKALEKNPDEFYFNMINSQVKDGIHIARKSKDQVEMTEEQKKLMRTQDIKYVEMKRVAEAKKIDRLKAELHLLDADGKQKNKHTFFVDSKKEVKTFNLAKQLNTVPELVGRVYNRPTLQTLETQSIKGVVGSKQIQKLARQRKHQYKILSQRIDREKKMFVISQKIQTRKDLQDKAKRVKVKNETPKSAAIYKFETKRKR